One part of the Fundidesulfovibrio magnetotacticus genome encodes these proteins:
- a CDS encoding RNA recognition motif domain-containing protein → MSKKLYVGNLPFSATEDAVRAHFAPYGEVVSVALITDRETGRLRGFGFVEMDDEGALAAIESLDGQNFGGRPLKINEAQERPQRRPFGGDRPQQRRPW, encoded by the coding sequence ATGTCTAAGAAGCTTTACGTCGGCAACCTGCCTTTCTCCGCCACCGAAGATGCCGTCCGCGCCCATTTTGCCCCCTACGGTGAGGTTGTCTCCGTGGCCCTGATCACCGACCGTGAGACCGGCCGCCTGCGCGGTTTCGGTTTCGTCGAGATGGACGACGAAGGCGCCCTGGCCGCCATCGAGTCCCTTGACGGCCAGAACTTCGGCGGCCGCCCGCTGAAGATCAACGAAGCCCAGGAGCGCCCCCAGCGTCGCCCCTTCGGCGGCGACCGTCCCCAGCAGCGCCGTCCCTGGTAG
- the infA gene encoding translation initiation factor IF-1, with translation MAKEEGIEIPGVVQEALPGTVFEVKLETGQNVLAYLCGKMRKFRIKILPGDSVKVALSPYDLTKGRITFRAK, from the coding sequence ATGGCGAAAGAAGAAGGCATCGAGATCCCCGGCGTGGTCCAGGAGGCCCTGCCCGGGACCGTGTTCGAGGTGAAGCTGGAAACCGGCCAGAACGTCCTGGCCTATCTCTGCGGCAAGATGCGCAAGTTCCGCATCAAGATCCTCCCCGGTGATTCGGTCAAGGTGGCCCTCTCGCCTTACGACCTCACCAAGGGCCGGATCACCTTCCGCGCGAAATAG
- a CDS encoding ferritin: protein MLHDKMDAALNEQVKWELWSSYLYLSMSSYFQDMGLAGFANWMKVQEQEEKFHADKFYNYTIERGGRIRLQTLEAPPSDWKTPLAAFEDTLKHEQGVTARINGLMDLAIELKDHATVSYLKWFIDEQVEEEASVQDILNKLKLVEGNPSALYMLDKELATRVFTPPVA from the coding sequence ATGCTGCACGACAAGATGGATGCCGCTCTCAACGAGCAGGTGAAATGGGAGCTGTGGTCCTCCTACCTCTACCTCTCCATGTCCAGCTACTTCCAGGACATGGGGCTCGCCGGTTTCGCCAACTGGATGAAGGTGCAGGAGCAGGAGGAGAAGTTCCACGCCGACAAGTTCTACAACTACACCATCGAGCGCGGCGGGCGCATCCGGCTCCAGACCCTGGAAGCTCCCCCCAGCGACTGGAAGACCCCCCTGGCCGCCTTCGAGGACACCCTGAAGCACGAGCAGGGCGTCACCGCGCGCATCAACGGCCTTATGGACCTGGCCATCGAGCTCAAGGACCACGCCACGGTGTCCTACCTGAAGTGGTTCATCGACGAGCAGGTGGAAGAAGAGGCCAGCGTGCAGGACATCCTGAACAAACTCAAGCTGGTGGAGGGCAATCCCTCGGCCCTGTACATGCTGGACAAGGAGTTGGCCACCAGGGTCTTCACGCCTCCGGTGGCGTAG
- a CDS encoding desulfoferrodoxin produces MTQKNGVYKCDLCGNIVEVLHPGGGDLVCCGQPMKYFEENTVDAAKEKHVPVIEKTATGYKVMVGSVAHPMEEKHYIEFIELIADGKVYRQDLLPGQKPEAEFCVQAEKVAVREYCNIHGLWKSEA; encoded by the coding sequence ATGACTCAGAAAAACGGCGTGTACAAGTGCGATCTGTGCGGCAATATCGTGGAAGTGCTCCATCCCGGCGGCGGCGATCTGGTCTGCTGCGGCCAGCCCATGAAGTATTTCGAGGAAAACACCGTGGACGCGGCCAAGGAAAAGCACGTCCCGGTGATCGAGAAAACCGCCACGGGTTACAAGGTCATGGTGGGCAGCGTTGCGCACCCCATGGAAGAAAAGCACTACATCGAGTTCATCGAGCTCATCGCCGACGGCAAGGTCTACCGCCAGGACCTGCTGCCCGGCCAGAAGCCCGAGGCCGAGTTCTGCGTGCAGGCCGAGAAGGTGGCCGTGCGCGAGTACTGCAACATCCACGGGCTGTGGAAGTCGGAGGCGTAG
- a CDS encoding DsrE family protein, whose translation MDKFALFAFRGEIPCFVHVMLNAIDLREKGYEVQVILEGESVKVVSELARESHPMHALFERTKSQNLLAGACRACAHQLGALEAVTREGLPILDEMHGHAGMAGWIAKGYAVITF comes from the coding sequence ATGGACAAGTTCGCGCTCTTCGCCTTCCGGGGCGAAATCCCCTGTTTCGTGCACGTGATGCTCAACGCCATCGACCTGCGCGAGAAGGGGTATGAAGTTCAAGTGATACTTGAAGGGGAATCGGTCAAGGTGGTGTCCGAACTGGCCCGGGAAAGCCATCCCATGCACGCGCTTTTCGAGCGCACCAAGAGCCAGAACCTCCTGGCCGGCGCATGCCGCGCCTGCGCCCATCAACTGGGCGCGCTGGAGGCAGTGACCCGCGAGGGATTGCCGATCCTGGACGAGATGCACGGCCACGCGGGCATGGCGGGATGGATCGCCAAAGGCTATGCGGTGATCACCTTCTAG
- a CDS encoding PhzF family phenazine biosynthesis protein: protein MATRLWTVDAFAEAPFTGNPAGVCLLDRPAPAEWMQALARELNHSETAFLVSGEECFGLRWFTPSVEVDLCGHATLASAHVLWSGGMAPPGETIRFETASGRLSATPGKQGLIWLDFPAEPGHPLPVPDGLAQALGARIVGAQRNRMDLLVELESEEAVLGLAPDLARVRALGGRGLIVTSRAERPGADFVSRFFAPAAGIDEDPVTGSAHCFLGPYWSKRLGANELTGYQASSRGGTVLVELDGVRVRLGGRAVTIASGELAPRALPVRPRG, encoded by the coding sequence ATGGCCACACGCCTCTGGACCGTTGACGCCTTCGCGGAAGCCCCCTTTACCGGCAACCCCGCCGGAGTCTGCCTGCTGGACCGCCCGGCGCCTGCCGAGTGGATGCAGGCCCTGGCCCGGGAGCTGAACCACTCCGAAACGGCGTTCCTTGTGAGCGGCGAGGAATGTTTCGGCCTGCGCTGGTTCACCCCCTCCGTGGAGGTGGACCTCTGCGGCCACGCCACCCTGGCCAGTGCCCACGTGCTCTGGAGCGGCGGCATGGCCCCTCCGGGCGAGACCATCCGCTTCGAGACCGCCAGCGGCAGGCTCTCGGCCACGCCCGGCAAGCAGGGCCTCATCTGGCTGGATTTCCCGGCCGAGCCGGGCCACCCCCTTCCCGTGCCCGACGGGCTGGCCCAGGCCCTGGGCGCGCGCATCGTGGGCGCGCAGCGCAACCGCATGGACCTGCTGGTGGAGCTGGAAAGCGAGGAGGCCGTGCTGGGCCTGGCCCCCGACCTGGCGCGGGTGCGCGCCCTGGGCGGCCGGGGGCTCATCGTCACCAGCCGGGCCGAGAGGCCCGGGGCGGATTTCGTTTCACGCTTCTTCGCCCCCGCCGCGGGCATCGACGAGGACCCCGTCACGGGAAGCGCCCACTGCTTCCTTGGGCCCTACTGGTCGAAGCGGCTGGGCGCGAACGAACTCACGGGCTACCAGGCCTCGTCGCGCGGCGGCACGGTGCTCGTGGAACTGGACGGCGTGCGTGTACGCCTGGGCGGACGAGCCGTGACCATCGCCTCCGGGGAGCTCGCCCCGCGCGCCTTGCCGGTGCGCCCCAGGGGCTGA
- the xerD gene encoding site-specific tyrosine recombinase XerD gives MSTKTKQQRGAPHPWVDAWLEHLLVVKGLSENSLAAYSQDMLQYHEFLEVRASSVETATDQTIFLYLMFLRQKGLTSRSLARMLSSMRGFYAHAVAEGWLEASPAALIETPKLPRTLPDVLTREEMDALLSRPDLSTPLGFRDRAMLELLYAAGLRVSELVSLTPLDFDSQTGVLRVFGKGSKERLAPIHALAQDLLARYLQTVRQAFRPVQDVLFLNRSGKGLTRQAVWKLIKRYALEAGIRKEISPHSLRHSFATHLLEGGADLRTVQLLLGHADISATEIYTHVQAERLMGVHRSHHPRSKAPAGASKTSRKDS, from the coding sequence GTGTCAACTAAAACCAAACAGCAGCGCGGCGCGCCCCACCCGTGGGTGGACGCCTGGCTCGAACACCTCCTGGTGGTGAAGGGGCTCTCCGAGAACAGCCTTGCGGCCTATTCCCAGGACATGCTCCAGTACCACGAGTTCCTGGAGGTGCGCGCCTCTTCCGTGGAGACCGCCACCGACCAGACCATCTTCCTCTATCTGATGTTTTTGCGCCAGAAGGGGCTCACGAGCCGCTCCCTGGCGCGCATGCTCTCCAGCATGCGCGGCTTCTACGCCCACGCCGTGGCCGAGGGATGGCTGGAGGCCAGCCCCGCCGCGCTCATCGAAACGCCCAAGCTGCCGCGCACCCTGCCCGACGTGCTCACGCGCGAGGAGATGGACGCCCTGCTCTCCCGCCCGGACCTCTCCACGCCCCTGGGCTTCCGCGACAGGGCCATGCTGGAACTGCTCTACGCGGCGGGGCTGCGCGTCTCCGAACTGGTGAGCCTCACTCCCCTGGACTTCGACTCCCAGACCGGCGTGCTGCGCGTCTTCGGCAAGGGCTCCAAGGAGCGTCTGGCCCCCATCCACGCCCTGGCCCAGGACCTGCTCGCCCGCTACCTCCAGACCGTGCGCCAGGCCTTCCGCCCGGTGCAGGACGTGCTCTTCCTCAACCGCTCCGGCAAGGGGCTCACGCGCCAGGCCGTGTGGAAGCTCATCAAGCGCTATGCTCTTGAGGCGGGCATCCGCAAGGAGATCTCCCCCCACAGCCTGCGCCACTCCTTCGCCACCCACCTCCTGGAAGGCGGGGCCGACCTGCGCACCGTGCAACTGCTCCTGGGCCACGCCGACATCTCCGCCACCGAAATCTACACCCACGTGCAGGCCGAACGCCTGATGGGGGTGCACAGAAGCCACCATCCCCGCTCCAAGGCCCCGGCCGGGGCGTCCAAGACTTCAAGGAAGGATTCATGA
- a CDS encoding TylF/MycF/NovP-related O-methyltransferase: MNPAGQYIAMNAARAFLAKDHNFFEQGYYDTLFNVIMPEKLKKVVPINYEYKDRHVLYQAVHDKAVGNRPIDLLEFGVYRGQSMGQWLGVNRHERSRFFGFDSFEGLPEDWVGGQKEKGAFTTNGEIPDIDDPRVRFIKGWFNQTLNAFLADFRPQNQLVLHMDADLFSSTLYVLMTLDPLIRKGTVVVFDDFNPRDDFGALYQYAKCCGRNWSVVAVREGLSKIGVILH; this comes from the coding sequence ATGAACCCGGCCGGCCAGTACATCGCCATGAACGCCGCGCGCGCCTTCCTCGCCAAGGATCACAACTTCTTCGAGCAGGGATACTACGACACGCTCTTCAACGTGATCATGCCCGAGAAGCTGAAGAAGGTCGTGCCCATCAACTACGAATACAAGGACAGGCACGTCCTCTATCAGGCCGTTCACGACAAGGCCGTGGGCAACCGCCCCATCGACCTCCTGGAATTCGGCGTCTACCGTGGCCAGAGCATGGGCCAGTGGCTCGGCGTGAACCGCCACGAGCGCTCACGCTTCTTCGGCTTCGACAGCTTCGAGGGTCTGCCCGAGGACTGGGTGGGAGGGCAGAAGGAAAAGGGCGCGTTCACCACCAACGGAGAAATCCCCGACATCGACGACCCCCGCGTGCGCTTCATCAAAGGCTGGTTCAACCAGACGCTCAACGCCTTCCTGGCGGACTTCCGGCCGCAGAACCAGCTGGTGCTGCACATGGACGCGGACCTTTTCTCGTCCACGCTCTACGTGTTGATGACCCTGGACCCGCTCATCAGGAAGGGAACGGTCGTGGTCTTCGACGACTTCAACCCCCGCGACGACTTCGGCGCGCTCTACCAGTACGCCAAATGCTGCGGCCGCAACTGGAGCGTGGTGGCCGTGCGCGAGGGACTGAGCAAGATCGGCGTCATCCTGCACTGA
- the glpX gene encoding class II fructose-bisphosphatase, which produces MEAPDRNLALDLVRVTEAAALSSARWLGRGDKNAGDQAAVDAMRLSFDTINIAGVIVIGEGEKDEAPMLYGGEEVGTGTGPAMDVAVDPVEGTRLLAYGRPNAISVVGVAPRGSMFDPGPSFYMQKLVVPSAARDAVDLDAPVADNLKAVAKALSKDVDDLVVFVLDKPRHQQLIADIRTAGARIQLHTDGDVAGSLMALDPKDMVDVMMGTGGTPEGVLSACAIRAVGGQMFARLDPQSDSERQNLLDSGVDLKRVLTAEELVTSPDTFFAATGISGGTWLEGVSFSGSGAVTHSLVLRGKTGTMRRIESHHTWDKLMRFSAVKYD; this is translated from the coding sequence ATGGAAGCACCCGACCGCAACCTCGCCCTAGACCTGGTGCGCGTCACCGAGGCCGCGGCCCTTTCCAGCGCCCGCTGGCTGGGCCGAGGCGACAAAAACGCGGGCGATCAGGCGGCCGTGGACGCCATGCGCCTCTCCTTCGACACCATCAACATCGCGGGCGTCATCGTCATCGGCGAGGGCGAGAAGGACGAGGCCCCCATGCTCTACGGCGGCGAAGAGGTGGGCACCGGCACGGGACCGGCCATGGACGTGGCCGTGGACCCCGTGGAGGGCACGCGCCTGCTGGCCTATGGCCGCCCGAACGCCATCTCCGTGGTGGGCGTGGCCCCGCGCGGCTCCATGTTCGACCCCGGCCCCAGCTTCTACATGCAAAAGCTCGTGGTTCCCTCGGCCGCGCGCGACGCCGTGGACCTGGACGCCCCCGTGGCCGACAACCTCAAGGCCGTGGCCAAGGCCCTCAGCAAGGACGTGGACGACCTGGTGGTCTTCGTGCTGGACAAGCCCCGCCACCAGCAGCTCATCGCGGACATCCGCACTGCCGGGGCGCGCATCCAGCTGCACACCGACGGCGACGTGGCCGGCTCCCTCATGGCCCTGGACCCCAAAGACATGGTGGACGTGATGATGGGCACCGGAGGCACCCCCGAGGGCGTGCTTTCCGCCTGCGCCATCCGCGCCGTGGGCGGCCAGATGTTCGCCCGGCTGGACCCCCAGTCCGATTCGGAGCGCCAAAACCTCCTGGACTCCGGGGTCGACCTGAAACGCGTGCTCACCGCCGAGGAACTGGTCACCAGCCCCGACACCTTCTTCGCGGCAACGGGCATTTCCGGCGGCACCTGGCTGGAGGGCGTCTCCTTCTCCGGAAGCGGCGCGGTCACCCACTCCCTGGTGCTGCGCGGCAAGACCGGCACCATGCGCCGCATCGAATCCCACCACACCTGGGACAAGCTCATGCGCTTCAGCGCCGTGAAGTACGATTGA
- a CDS encoding LL-diaminopimelate aminotransferase: MPQFAMADRLAALPPYLFAEIDRVKNEVKARGVDIISLGIGDPDMPTPDFIIEALHAGAKKAENHQYPSYVGLRSFRAAVSKWYQGRFGVDLDPDNEVVSLIGSKEGIAHFPLAYVNPGDLVLVCTPNYPVYNVATGFAGGVTKFLPLTDANDFLPDLDAVSDAEWAKAKMIFTNFPNNPTSACAPKSFYEKLVKKCRETNTILVADAAYTEMYYNEAAKPISVFEIPGAKDVAIEFHSLSKTYNMTGWRIGMAVGNEGLVKGLGKIKENVDSGIFQAVQEAGIAALEQGDPYAEKFRAVYKERRDALAAGLKKLGIEFRLPEATFYFWCKVPKGYDSKGFVTKVLQETGVVLTPGNGFGSPEAGEGYFRIAMTVGKDKLEEALARLAKI, encoded by the coding sequence ATGCCTCAGTTCGCGATGGCCGACCGCCTGGCCGCACTCCCCCCATATCTCTTCGCCGAAATCGACCGCGTCAAGAACGAGGTCAAGGCCCGCGGCGTGGACATCATCAGCCTGGGCATCGGCGATCCCGACATGCCCACCCCGGACTTCATCATCGAGGCCCTGCACGCGGGCGCCAAGAAGGCCGAGAACCACCAGTACCCCTCCTACGTGGGCCTGCGCAGCTTCCGGGCCGCCGTCTCCAAGTGGTACCAGGGCCGCTTCGGCGTGGACCTGGACCCCGACAACGAGGTGGTGAGCCTCATCGGCTCCAAGGAGGGCATCGCCCACTTCCCCCTGGCCTACGTGAACCCCGGGGACCTGGTGCTGGTGTGCACCCCCAACTACCCCGTGTACAACGTGGCCACGGGCTTCGCGGGCGGCGTCACCAAGTTCCTGCCCCTCACCGACGCCAACGACTTCCTGCCCGACCTGGACGCCGTCTCCGACGCCGAATGGGCCAAGGCGAAGATGATCTTCACCAACTTCCCCAACAACCCCACCTCGGCCTGCGCGCCCAAGAGCTTCTACGAGAAGCTGGTGAAGAAGTGCCGCGAGACCAACACCATCCTGGTGGCCGACGCGGCCTACACCGAGATGTACTACAACGAGGCCGCCAAGCCCATCTCCGTGTTCGAGATCCCCGGGGCCAAGGACGTGGCCATCGAGTTCCACTCCCTCTCCAAGACCTACAACATGACCGGCTGGCGCATCGGCATGGCCGTGGGCAACGAAGGTCTGGTGAAGGGCCTGGGCAAGATCAAGGAGAACGTGGACTCCGGCATCTTCCAGGCCGTGCAGGAGGCGGGCATCGCCGCGCTGGAGCAGGGCGACCCCTACGCCGAGAAGTTCCGCGCCGTGTACAAGGAGCGCCGCGACGCCCTGGCCGCAGGCCTCAAGAAGCTGGGCATCGAGTTCCGCCTGCCCGAGGCCACCTTCTACTTCTGGTGCAAGGTGCCCAAAGGGTACGACTCCAAGGGCTTCGTGACCAAGGTGCTCCAGGAGACGGGCGTGGTGCTCACCCCCGGCAACGGCTTCGGCTCCCCCGAGGCGGGCGAGGGCTACTTCCGCATCGCCATGACCGTGGGCAAGGATAAGCTCGAGGAAGCCCTGGCCCGGCTGGCGAAGATCTAG
- a CDS encoding thiamine pyrophosphate-dependent enzyme: MIPIDRYGNIETAWCPGCGNHAILGAVKKALSRLELAPHQVLLCSGIGQAAKAPHYLRCNCFNGLHGRGLPPAQGAALANPGLAVIAESGDGCSYGEGGNHFLAAMRRNVGMTLLVHDNQIYGLTKGQASPTTAQGQVTKFQPGGAPSLAFPPLAVAVTLDVPFVARGFSGDPEHLAGLIEQAVRHPGFALVDILQPCVSFNKVNTFAWYKSRCYKLGPEHDPTDRRAALDKALEFGERIPLGVVYRGERAPYRPDPRVRRPLATSRPDLVKLAKILEEYA, encoded by the coding sequence ATGATCCCCATCGACCGCTACGGCAACATCGAGACCGCCTGGTGCCCCGGCTGCGGCAACCACGCCATCCTGGGGGCGGTGAAGAAGGCCCTCTCCCGGCTGGAGCTGGCCCCGCACCAGGTGCTGTTGTGTTCGGGCATCGGCCAGGCGGCCAAGGCCCCGCACTATCTGCGCTGCAACTGTTTCAACGGCCTGCACGGACGCGGCCTCCCCCCCGCCCAGGGCGCGGCCCTGGCCAATCCCGGGCTCGCGGTGATCGCCGAGAGCGGCGACGGGTGCAGCTACGGCGAGGGCGGCAACCACTTCCTGGCCGCCATGCGCCGCAACGTGGGCATGACGCTCCTCGTCCACGACAACCAGATCTACGGCCTGACCAAGGGGCAGGCCAGCCCCACCACGGCCCAGGGGCAGGTCACCAAATTCCAGCCGGGCGGCGCGCCCTCCCTGGCCTTCCCGCCCCTGGCCGTGGCCGTGACCCTGGACGTGCCCTTCGTGGCCAGGGGCTTCTCTGGCGATCCGGAGCACCTGGCCGGACTGATCGAGCAGGCCGTGCGCCACCCGGGCTTCGCCCTGGTGGACATCCTCCAGCCCTGCGTCTCCTTCAACAAGGTGAACACCTTCGCCTGGTACAAGAGCCGCTGCTACAAGCTGGGGCCGGAGCACGACCCCACGGACCGCCGCGCGGCCCTGGACAAGGCCCTCGAGTTCGGGGAGCGCATCCCCCTGGGCGTGGTGTACAGGGGCGAGCGCGCGCCCTACCGGCCGGACCCGCGCGTGCGCAGGCCCCTGGCCACCTCGCGGCCGGACCTGGTCAAGCTGGCGAAGATCCTGGAGGAATACGCCTGA
- a CDS encoding FlgO family outer membrane protein produces MKPYALLTLLALSACAPMANGEMAYLVQGVGESMPWNNKKPDMNEYYPQAAQAMADDLDAQLAARLGFDHTTTRGLQWVIVATPADLNNLTQAAPLARAVAEQTAQALTARGYYVQEVRKTSEVVFDKSQGEFMLTRDARALATRRFQGTLVVTGTYVASPQGVRFNMEAIDARNNDVLAKTSRVIPMSRPVAYLMEQQTPGQSNVRPTVATVPGAADPGPSYQPQGDWRTTRQKFPNFLLP; encoded by the coding sequence ATGAAACCCTACGCCTTGCTCACCCTGCTTGCGCTCTCCGCCTGCGCGCCCATGGCCAACGGCGAGATGGCCTATCTGGTCCAGGGGGTCGGCGAGTCCATGCCCTGGAACAACAAGAAGCCGGACATGAACGAGTACTACCCCCAGGCCGCCCAGGCCATGGCCGACGACCTGGACGCCCAGCTGGCCGCGCGCCTGGGCTTCGACCACACCACCACGCGCGGGCTCCAGTGGGTGATCGTGGCCACGCCAGCCGACCTGAACAACCTGACACAGGCCGCCCCTCTGGCCCGGGCCGTGGCCGAGCAGACGGCCCAGGCCCTCACGGCGCGCGGCTACTACGTGCAGGAGGTGCGCAAGACCTCCGAGGTGGTGTTCGACAAAAGCCAGGGCGAGTTCATGCTCACGCGCGACGCCCGCGCCCTGGCCACCAGGCGCTTCCAGGGCACCCTCGTGGTCACGGGCACCTACGTGGCCTCGCCTCAGGGCGTTCGCTTCAACATGGAGGCCATCGACGCCCGCAACAACGACGTTCTGGCCAAGACCAGCCGGGTCATCCCCATGAGCAGGCCAGTGGCCTACCTCATGGAGCAGCAGACGCCAGGACAGAGCAACGTGCGCCCCACCGTGGCCACCGTGCCCGGAGCGGCCGATCCCGGCCCAAGCTACCAGCCCCAGGGCGACTGGCGCACCACCCGGCAGAAATTCCCGAACTTCCTGCTGCCCTAG
- a CDS encoding 2-oxoacid:acceptor oxidoreductase subunit alpha, translating to MSASSVTVLVGGEAGQGLVTVGDFLAKALVRAGYEILVVQDYLSRIRGGHNTYCVRVSPDPVHAPPENVDLLVALDQASLALHGPLLSPGGLALAGEKTDLGGLPGLNVPYSRLCPRPVHENMAALGVLAGLLCLERSWLEGLITERFAAKGGDEAALNLKVFSDALDWTRESGASFACLPPPMRREKRLFLNGNEAIALGAMAAGVNFCSFYPMTPATSVAAALVAPGGRMGVLTEQAEDEIAAVNMALGASAAGARVLVPTSGGGFALMVEGVSLAGMIETPLTVVLAQRPGPATGLPTRTEQGDLNLVVHAGHGDFPRAVYAPGTPEQCFDLTFRAVNQAEKWQSPAFVLTDQYLADSYRAVAPFDLEALPPLDLPGLETPDPHGYERYALTENGVSPRLIPGFGEHLVVLDSDEHTPDGHITEDLGVRVRMVDKRLRKGRGLEADAVAPSLAGDAAPEVLLACWGSSLGACLEAAQTLRERGTSAAVLHFSQVWPLVPESFLPVLEGAGRAVMVEGNPSGQLAKLIRQETGFAFHGLVTRYDGLPFTAGYILARLGSPQGTSTVAGEEVSA from the coding sequence ATGAGCGCATCGAGCGTCACGGTTCTTGTGGGTGGCGAAGCGGGGCAGGGGCTCGTCACCGTGGGGGATTTCCTGGCAAAGGCCCTGGTGCGGGCTGGTTACGAAATCCTGGTGGTGCAGGATTACCTGTCGCGCATCCGGGGAGGGCACAACACCTACTGCGTGCGCGTGAGCCCCGACCCCGTGCACGCCCCGCCCGAGAACGTGGACCTCCTCGTGGCCCTGGACCAGGCCAGCCTGGCCCTGCATGGCCCGCTCCTGAGTCCGGGGGGCCTGGCCCTGGCCGGGGAGAAAACCGACCTGGGCGGCCTGCCCGGCCTCAATGTGCCGTATTCCCGGCTGTGCCCCCGGCCGGTCCATGAGAACATGGCCGCCCTTGGCGTGCTGGCCGGTCTCTTGTGCCTGGAGCGTTCCTGGCTGGAGGGGCTCATCACCGAGCGCTTCGCGGCCAAGGGCGGGGACGAGGCGGCCCTGAACCTCAAGGTATTCTCCGACGCCCTGGACTGGACCAGGGAGAGCGGCGCAAGCTTCGCCTGCCTGCCGCCCCCGATGCGGCGGGAGAAGCGGCTGTTCCTGAACGGCAACGAGGCCATCGCCCTGGGGGCCATGGCGGCTGGCGTCAATTTCTGCTCCTTTTATCCCATGACTCCGGCCACATCCGTGGCGGCGGCCCTGGTGGCTCCCGGCGGGCGCATGGGCGTGCTCACCGAGCAGGCCGAGGACGAGATCGCGGCCGTGAACATGGCCCTGGGCGCATCGGCTGCCGGGGCGCGCGTTCTCGTGCCCACCTCGGGGGGCGGCTTTGCCCTCATGGTGGAGGGGGTGAGCCTGGCGGGCATGATCGAGACGCCCCTCACGGTGGTGCTGGCCCAGCGTCCCGGCCCGGCAACGGGGTTGCCCACGCGCACCGAGCAGGGCGACCTGAACCTGGTCGTTCACGCCGGGCACGGCGATTTCCCGCGCGCCGTCTACGCCCCCGGGACACCCGAGCAGTGCTTCGACCTGACGTTTCGCGCCGTGAACCAGGCCGAGAAGTGGCAGAGCCCCGCCTTCGTGCTCACCGACCAGTACCTGGCCGACTCCTACCGCGCCGTGGCCCCTTTCGATCTGGAAGCCCTGCCGCCGCTGGACTTGCCCGGGCTGGAGACCCCGGACCCGCACGGCTACGAGCGCTACGCCCTCACCGAAAACGGCGTCTCGCCGCGCCTGATTCCCGGATTCGGGGAGCACCTCGTGGTGCTCGATTCCGACGAGCACACCCCCGACGGACACATCACCGAGGACCTGGGCGTGCGCGTGCGCATGGTGGACAAGCGCCTGCGCAAGGGACGCGGCCTGGAGGCCGACGCCGTCGCCCCCTCCCTTGCGGGCGATGCGGCCCCCGAGGTGCTCCTGGCCTGCTGGGGGTCGAGCCTGGGGGCCTGCCTGGAGGCGGCCCAGACCCTGCGGGAGCGGGGCACGTCCGCCGCCGTGCTGCATTTTTCCCAGGTTTGGCCTCTTGTCCCGGAGAGCTTCCTGCCGGTCCTCGAAGGCGCGGGGCGCGCCGTGATGGTGGAGGGCAACCCCTCGGGGCAGCTGGCCAAGCTGATCCGCCAGGAGACGGGCTTCGCCTTCCACGGGCTGGTGACGCGTTACGACGGACTGCCCTTCACCGCGGGGTATATCCTTGCGCGCCTCGGGAGCCCGCAAGGAACTTCGACCGTCGCCGGAGAGGAGGTGTCGGCATGA